A window of Nocardioidaceae bacterium genomic DNA:
CCTTCGCCCACATCTACCGCGCGAAGCTGCCGATCCGCTCGATGTACCGGGTGGACCGCTTCGGCTACAGCAGCCGTCTCGACGGCGGCGACGACTTCGCCTCGATGGCCGCCGGCAACACCTCCGGGTTCAACTGTCGTCGGGTGGTCAACTACACCGCACTGTCACCCCACGCGTACGGGTTCGCGATCGACATCAACACCTGGGAGAACACCTACCGGTCCCGCACGGGCGTGGTGCCGAACACCTACTGGCAGTCCCGCTCACACCCGCTGGTCGCGTGGCGCTCGACCTCGCACCGCATGATCCGACTGCTGTCCAGCCACGGCTGGAGCTGGCCGTACGGGCTGGGGGACACCCACCACTTCTCCGCGCCCGCCGGCGGGTACGCGCGGTCGGCGCGCGTCGCGCAGGCAGGGGGGCACGAGCACGTCCGGGCCCACCGGGACGCCACGGGCTACGGCCCCGGCGGCATCGCGCTGGACTGAGGGACGGGCGGACGGATGGCGCGGACGTCGGTGGGCAGCTGTCTCTTCTGCCGCATCGTGGCATCGGAGGAGCCGGCGTACGAGGTGCTGCGTACGCCGGACCTCGTCGGGTTCCTCGACGTGCGACCGGTGCAGAAGGGGCACGTGCTGCTGGTGCCCCGTGAGCACGTGCCGACGCTGCCGGACCTACCCGCTCGACTGCGCGACCCGTTCCTCGCGGCCGGCCAGCGGCTCGCGGCGGCGGCCGTGCACGAGCTCGGGTTCGAGGGCAGCTTCGTGGCGATGAACAACACCGTCAGCCAGTCGGTGCCGCACCTGCACCTGCACGTGGTGCCCCGCCGTACGGGCGACGGGTTGCGCGGATTCTTCTGGCCGCGGCACCGCTACGAGGCGGATGAGGCCGAGGCGTACGCGGGCCGGTGGCGCGACGCGCTGGCCGCCACGCCGTAGGAGAAGGACGCCGCAACCGGTTGTGCGGACAGGTCGGCGACGGGCACGTATCGTGGTGTCCGCACGGGCCAGCCCGTGACACCACCCGTCGCCGGGCCGTGAATGATGCCCGCGGCCGCCCGCGACCAGAGGAACCATGACCCGTCCCGACCGTGCCGCCCGGCGTCCGCGTCGACGCCGCGGCACCGCCGCTGCCGCGGTGGTGGCGCTGGGTCTGATCGGCTTCGGCGGCGTGGGCGACCTCGGTGGCACCCCGGCCGCCGCGATCGAGCTGACCCCGGGCGGGTCCGTGCGGGAGGCGCAGCAGGGTGCGGCCACAGAGCCCGGGCAGCGCGGCGAGGACGTCTCGCTGCACGAGCACGAGGGCGACGACGCCGCTGCCCGACGGGCGGCCGAGGACCGCGCCCTCGCGATGGCCGCCACCTGGAAGCCCG
This region includes:
- a CDS encoding HIT family protein, which codes for MARTSVGSCLFCRIVASEEPAYEVLRTPDLVGFLDVRPVQKGHVLLVPREHVPTLPDLPARLRDPFLAAGQRLAAAAVHELGFEGSFVAMNNTVSQSVPHLHLHVVPRRTGDGLRGFFWPRHRYEADEAEAYAGRWRDALAATP